In Gopherus flavomarginatus isolate rGopFla2 chromosome 5, rGopFla2.mat.asm, whole genome shotgun sequence, one DNA window encodes the following:
- the LOC127051902 gene encoding uncharacterized protein LOC127051902 — protein MMESGHTRDSVQCRVKVKELRQAYQKTKEANGRSRAGPKTCHFYAELHAILGGSATTTPPLSVDSEVGVVISAMAEDSAGGEDEEEDELAESTQHSVVPNNQELFLTQTELPSQPSEASSPDNEAMEVTSAANFSSLPTPSQRLSQIRRRKKKTRDEMFSEIMEVTHNERAHLNEWKDVVSNYWKDASEREDRRDEPNERWRQEDQRRHDAMLGLLRDQTDILRRLVELQEQQQGHRVPLQPLCNHPHQSPYSISSSPRRVRKRGGRLRAPTHSTPVDSPTKRLSLL, from the exons atgatggagagtggccacaccagggactcagtgcagtgcagagtgaaagttaaggagctcagacaagcctaccagaaaaccaaagaagcaaacggaaggtccagggcagggccgaaaacatgccacttctacgctgagctgcatgcaattctagggggttccgccaccactaccccacccctgtccgtggattccgaggtgggggtggtaatttcagccatggctgaggattctgcgggcggggaagatgaggaggaggacgagcttgcagagagcacacagcactccgttgtCCCCAAcaaccaggagctttttctcacccagacggaattaccctcccagccctccgaagccagtagcccagacaatgaagccatggaagtgacctctg ctgcaaatttttcaagcctccctactccatcccaaaggctatctcagataaggcggcggaaaaaaaagacgcgagacgaaatgttctcggaaatcatggaagtaacccacaatgaaagagctcatctgaatgagtggaaggacgtggtatcaaattactggaaagatgccagtgaacgtgaggacaggagggacgaacctaatgagaggtggcggcaggaagatcagaggaggcatgatgcaatgctggggctgctgcgtgatcaaactgacatcctccgacgtctggtggagcttcaggaacagcagcagggtcacagagtgccgctgcagcccctgtgtaaccaccctcaccaatCACCatattccatatcttcctcacccagacgtgtaagaaagcgtgggggaaggcttcgtgcacccacccactccacccctgtggacagcccaaccaaaaggctgtcattactttga